The Deltaproteobacteria bacterium genome contains the following window.
AAGCTGCCGAAGGCCTGATACTGGGCTCGCCGGTCTACCTGAGTTCCGTGGTTCCCCAGATGATGTCGCTGCTTGCCAGAGCCACTTTCGTGGCCTACTGGAACGATAAATTTTTTACGGGGAAAGTCGGCGGGCCGGTAACCGTGGCCAGGCGGGCCGGCCACTGCATGGCCTTTTCCCAACTGCTGCTCTGGTTTTTTCTCAACGGGGTTACCGTGCCGGGCTCCACCTACTGGAACGTGGGTATGGCCGGAACCGGGGGAGCCAGAGATGCGGATAAAGACGAGGAGGGGCTGGCCACCGTCACGAACTTTGCCAACAACATGGTGGGGGTGATGCGGAAGGTTTACGCTTAACGCTACGTGCAGATTTGGGAATATAACACATTAGATATTGAGGAGCAACCATGACACTACCCGGCATTGGATCATGGCTGGAAAGGCGCGTGCTGCTGTCACCGGAAAAAGAAGCCGTCGTTGACGGTAGCAGAAGACTCTCCTATCGTCAGCTGAACCAGCGGACAGACCGCCTGGCCGGGGCCCTGACGGATCTCGGGCTCAACTATGGAGACCGCATCGCCATGCTGTCCCTCAACCGGCTGGAATTTATCGAAGTGATCATGGCCGCCGCCAAACTCGGGCTGATCCTCGTGCCGCTCAACTGGCGCCTGACCGCCCCGGAGCTCGCCTTTATCCTGGAGGACAGCCGGACGCAGACCCTCGTCTTCGACAGCGAGCTGACGGAGCTGGCCGGGGAGGTGCGTGAAAGCGTACCTTTGCTGCGGGTCGTCGCGATCGGTGCCGGTGCACACGCGGGCCTTTACGACTACGAGGCCCTTCTCGCGGACCGTGGCGACAAGAAACTTTCACCCGAGAAAGCGCCCGATCTGGATACCCCCCACATCATCATGTATACCGCCGGCACCACCGGCAGACCCAAGGGAGCCATTCTCACCCAGGGAGCCAGCTTCTGGAATGCCGTCAACCTCTACACGGCCATCGATTTCACCTCCCGGGATCGCAACCTGGTGGTGCTGCCCATGTTCCACATCGGCGGCATCGGGCTGTTCATGCTTCCCATGCTCTACGTGGGGGGAACGGCCGTCGTTCAACGCACCTTCGATCCCGAAAAAACGTTTCGACTGCTGGAGGAGGAAGCCATTTCTCTTTTCTTCGGGGTGCCCGCCATTTTTCTTGCCTTGATACAGCACCCCGGCTTCAGGTCCGAAAGTTTCCAAAATCTCCGCCTGGTGATGAGCGGCGGCGCGCCGCTGCCGGTCAGCCTTGTCCAACAGTACCACGATGCCGGCATCGCCCTGCAGCAAGGCTTCGGTATGAGTGAGGCCGCTCCCAGCATTGCCACCCTGAAAAAAGAATTGGCCCTCTCAAAGGCGGGCTCCATCGGCCGGGCCGTGTTCCACCTCGATGCCCGCATCGTTGACGACAACATGCGTGAACTTCCCAGCGGTCAGGTCGGTGAACTGGTAATCCGCGGCCCCAACCTGATGCAGGGCTACTGGAACCGGCCGGAGGCAACCGAGGAGGCTTTCGCCGGGGGCTGGTTTCATACCGGGGACCTCGCGAGAATGGATCCGGACGGTGACATGACCATCGTCGAACGCAAAAAGGACATGTTCATTTCAGGAGGTGAAAACGTTTACCCGGCCGAAGTGGAAAACGCCATCTACGAACTGCCGCAGGTGGCGGAAAATGCCGTGGTCGGCATTGCCGACGAACGCTGGGGGGAGGTCGGCCGGGCCTTCGTGGTGCTGAAACCGGACCAACTGCTGGATGAAAAGGAGATTGGCGACCATCTCAAGAAACGACTGGCCAAGTACAAGATACCCAAACAGATAACCTTTATCGATCAGCTCCCGCGCAACGCCGCCGGCAAGGTGCTGAAAACCGTATTGCGGAAGCAGTGAATAGAAAAACCACTTTGTGCCCTTTGTGCCTTTGTGGTTAACACTGATTTAACCGATAGCGTGGCATTGTCAACAACCAACAGAAGGAGGAAAAAATGAAAAAAGGTCTCTTGTTTAGCACCATTGTTTGTATGTTCATCGTAGCGGGCCTCGTCCTGACATCCCCGGCATTTGCCGCCGGACCCATCAAGATCGGGATCATTCAGGGGTTGAGCGGGCCATATGAAATTTACGGCAAGGCCGAGGTCACCGGCTTCAAAATGGGACTGGAGTGGGCCACCAACGGCACCAACAAGATTCTCGGCCGGGATGTTGAACTGATCGTCGAGGACACCCAGCTCAAACCCGCCAATGGCAAGATGCTGCTGACCAAGCTGTACAGCGACGACAAGGTCGACATCGCCGTGGGACCCACCAGCAGCGGCGTGGCCCTGGCGTGCCTCCCGGTCGCCCAGGAATTCAAAAAGATA
Protein-coding sequences here:
- a CDS encoding flavodoxin family protein, coding for MKVLGIAGSLRAKSNTLQYVDTALKVVETQGIETELISLRGKEIKPCNGCYDCVEKGRCTIKNDDFDDIIAKMKAAEGLILGSPVYLSSVVPQMMSLLARATFVAYWNDKFFTGKVGGPVTVARRAGHCMAFSQLLLWFFLNGVTVPGSTYWNVGMAGTGGARDADKDEEGLATVTNFANNMVGVMRKVYA
- a CDS encoding long-chain fatty acid--CoA ligase, which translates into the protein MTLPGIGSWLERRVLLSPEKEAVVDGSRRLSYRQLNQRTDRLAGALTDLGLNYGDRIAMLSLNRLEFIEVIMAAAKLGLILVPLNWRLTAPELAFILEDSRTQTLVFDSELTELAGEVRESVPLLRVVAIGAGAHAGLYDYEALLADRGDKKLSPEKAPDLDTPHIIMYTAGTTGRPKGAILTQGASFWNAVNLYTAIDFTSRDRNLVVLPMFHIGGIGLFMLPMLYVGGTAVVQRTFDPEKTFRLLEEEAISLFFGVPAIFLALIQHPGFRSESFQNLRLVMSGGAPLPVSLVQQYHDAGIALQQGFGMSEAAPSIATLKKELALSKAGSIGRAVFHLDARIVDDNMRELPSGQVGELVIRGPNLMQGYWNRPEATEEAFAGGWFHTGDLARMDPDGDMTIVERKKDMFISGGENVYPAEVENAIYELPQVAENAVVGIADERWGEVGRAFVVLKPDQLLDEKEIGDHLKKRLAKYKIPKQITFIDQLPRNAAGKVLKTVLRKQ